The following is a genomic window from Acidobacteriota bacterium.
CGCCGCTTTATATCCATTCTCCGTTTGATTGACTACAGCAACCGCTGTGCCTGCATTGGCTCTACGATTTATCGAATGCCACAGCACAAGGTTGGGGTTAAATGCTCAGGGGTTGCGTAATATTGCGCGAGGACTTTGCTATAGCTTTCAAGAAAATGATATTTCAAAAACACGCGCTCAGGCAGCCCAAGCCAGTTCCTCTGGTAGGCTGCACAACGACAAAATCGCTTGTGGCGCTTGCGCGAATTTGCTCAGTGCCTGCTCGACCTTCGCCGTCAGTGCGGCAAACGTCGGAAAGTAGTGCAAGTGCGTCTCCTGCTCTTTGAGCTTCTTCCAGAGCTTCTCGATCGGGTTGTAGTCGGGCGAATAGCCCGGCAACTGGAAGACCGTCAAGCGCTGCGCGTGCTCAGCAAAGAAGCGTTTCGTCTCGGCGCTCGTGTGATAGCGCGCCCCATCTTGAATCAGGATGAGCGGTTCGCTCGTTTGCCCCAGCACTTGTTGCAAAAAACCAATGTAGGCCGCCGAGTTCAAGCGCCCTTCCTGGCCTTGATGAAAGAAGCGTCCGCTGAAGTAATCGATCAGCCCGAAGACTTTGTAGCCTTTGCGCTTCCCCGAAGTCTTGACCACCGGTTGTTGGCCACGCCGCGCCCAAGTGTAGGTGAGCGTCCCCCACTGCGGAAAGCTCGCTTCATCACCAAACAGCAGCAGCGCCCGCAAGGCGCGCGCCTTGCGCAGAATCTGCGGCCAGGTCTGCGTGCAAAAGCGGCGGCGCTCGATCTCATTGAGATGATCGGAGACAAAGGCGGCTTTCTGATAACTGAAACCGAGGTTGCGCAACAAC
Proteins encoded in this region:
- a CDS encoding IS630 family transposase, coding for MLNFRLTITTPQRQALDRKLVAAKQRGDLRLVKFILTIFAVVHYQDTAQAAQVLQLSSAQVERYVHQFLCYGVRGVAFKPSTGRRPKLTKSQQQELCRLIEAGPQACGLSGACWRSPMIQQLILDRFSVSYSVFYIAELLRNLGFSYQKAAFVSDHLNEIERRRFCTQTWPQILRKARALRALLLFGDEASFPQWGTLTYTWARRGQQPVVKTSGKRKGYKVFGLIDYFSGRFFHQGQEGRLNSAAYIGFLQQVLGQTSEPLILIQDGARYHTSAETKRFFAEHAQRLTVFQLPGYSPDYNPIEKLWKKLKEQETHLHYFPTFAALTAKVEQALSKFAQAPQAILSLCSLPEELAWAA